The following proteins are co-located in the Salvelinus sp. IW2-2015 linkage group LG36, ASM291031v2, whole genome shotgun sequence genome:
- the LOC111959489 gene encoding TSC22 domain family protein 1 isoform X3, with protein MLSRLVELREGIYSDFKREKGTKGLENRNISDSIGGELTDSLMRELVVRVQSRDEMAMKLLFRELEQHLKSSSGASVVAIDNKIEQAMDLVKSHLMYAVREEVEVLKEQIKELIERNSQLEQENSLLKTLASPEQMAQFQAQTQAGSPPTSTQPPAQTQAPALPPTQLQPTSHNFGPSA; from the exons ATGCTCTCCAGACTGGTGGAACTCAGAGAAGGAATATACAGTGATtttaagagagagaaagggaccaAGGGACTAGAAAATAGGAATATATCTGATTCTATTGGAGGAGAGTTGACGGACAGCCTGATGAGAGAGCTGGTGGTCCGGGTGCAAAGCCGGGACGAGATGGCCATGAAGCTGTTGTTCAGGGAACTGGAGCAACACCTCAAGAG TTCGTCAGGAGCCAGTGTGGTGGCCATAGACAACAAAATCGAACAGGCTATG GACCTGGTGAAGAGCCACCTGATGTATGCAGTGAGGGAGGAAGTGGAGGTTCTGAAGGAGCAGATCAAGGAGCTGATTGAGAGGAACTCTCAGCTTGAGCAGGAGAACAGCCTTCTAAAGACCCTGGCCAGCCCAGAGCAGATGGCTCAGTTCCAGGCCCAGACCCAGGCGGgctcccctcccacctccacaCAGCCACCGGCCCAGACCCAGGCACCAGCCCTACCCCCAACCCAACTGCAGCCAACCTCACACAACTTTGGACCCTCCGCATAG
- the serp2 gene encoding stress-associated endoplasmic reticulum protein 2, with product MVAKQRIRMANEKHSKNITQRGNVAKTLRPQEEKYPVGPWLLALFVFVVCGSAIFQIIQSIRMGM from the exons ATGGTAGCAAAACAAAGGATCCGTATGGCAAACGAAAAGCACAGCAAAAACATCACGCAGAGAGGCAACGTTGCAAAGACCCTG CGACCTCAGGAGGAGAAGTATCCCGTGGGGCCGTGGCTCCTGGCTCTGTTCGTCTTCGTCGTCTGTGGATCAG CCATTTTTCAGATCATCCAGAGCATCAGGATGGGAATGTGA
- the LOC111959489 gene encoding TSC22 domain family protein 1 isoform X4 — protein sequence MNTPCYTTVAMDLGVCQLRNFSISFLSSLLSADSSPVRLDNSSSGASVVAIDNKIEQAMDLVKSHLMYAVREEVEVLKEQIKELIERNSQLEQENSLLKTLASPEQMAQFQAQTQAGSPPTSTQPPAQTQAPALPPTQLQPTSHNFGPSA from the exons ATGAATACTCCGTGCTATACAACAGTGGCGATGGATCTCGGTGTTTGCCAGCTAAGGAATTTTTCTATTTCGTTTTTATCTTCGTTGCTGAGCGCGGATAGTTCGCCTGTCAGGCTCGACAATAG TTCGTCAGGAGCCAGTGTGGTGGCCATAGACAACAAAATCGAACAGGCTATG GACCTGGTGAAGAGCCACCTGATGTATGCAGTGAGGGAGGAAGTGGAGGTTCTGAAGGAGCAGATCAAGGAGCTGATTGAGAGGAACTCTCAGCTTGAGCAGGAGAACAGCCTTCTAAAGACCCTGGCCAGCCCAGAGCAGATGGCTCAGTTCCAGGCCCAGACCCAGGCGGgctcccctcccacctccacaCAGCCACCGGCCCAGACCCAGGCACCAGCCCTACCCCCAACCCAACTGCAGCCAACCTCACACAACTTTGGACCCTCCGCATAG